The Magnolia sinica isolate HGM2019 chromosome 3, MsV1, whole genome shotgun sequence genome includes the window TTTCAGTGCATTATCATTCTAAACATAAAGGTAATTCTtcaaagcattttttttttcctttttattttagtttttattttggttgtaTTTTTAAAAGATGGAGATTGACGAGGTCTTCAATAGTAGTATGGAGGATGAACTGGAAATGTACCACTGTATTGTTGTGTGATTACACACGCCATGAAAACTGAAGGGGAAAATTTGTAAGTCTGCTGTTCGACCTCAATGCTTATTGGGCAGCTTGTCGGGCAGTATAGAAGGCAACATTAGTAGAGGACAGGTGTTGCAGAGTATtgagaatgttgagatggatgtatACAAAGGATAGGACGGTAGGATTAAGAGTGAGGTCATCTAAAATATCCTAGgagcagtctttttttttttttttcctttgaaaggCAACAGGGATTTACCctttctgaaaaagaaaataaaggactTCTACTAGGAGCAATCCATTAAGAGATATAATGATGAAGAGCAAattgagatggtttggtcatgtgcaatgaaaACCGTAGACAGCTCAAGTAAGGAGGGGGTTGAATGCATGACTAGAGGGTGACAGGAAGGCCTAAGAGGACTCAGATCAAGGTGTTGATTGGTGAGAAGGGAGGTGAATGCTAGTTTGCTTACTGAGGGTAGGGTTACATCATAATATTGCAAAATAGGATGTGCCAACCCCTTAATAGTTctgacaaggctatgatgataatgatagaaTAATGGTAAACATGGAAATTATCTTCCATGTACAGGAGATTAAATCCCCCGCGGTAATCTTTAATCTCATTCTTTGAGGGGCCAATGAAATGGATGATATCCTTGCTAAGGAAGGCTTCATCATCCTTACACATGCATTGATTCCTCTTATCCATGCCTTGAtggatttttgtattattttattttatattgttaaggatgtttagaaagaaacttGCAGTTGTAACCAAGCCATGGGGAGCTGTCTAGTTTTGAGGAATCTCAAAAGTGGTGAAAGAGGGGTCAGTCTGTATACATTTTCTCTTTTTGATCCGCGTCCCGATGCTGCTCTTCTGTCTGTATGCATTTTTCTCATTTTAAAACAGGAGGGGTCAGTCTTAAATTCCAAAATTTACCTCTTTGTCTTTGCGTGGGTCTCTTCTGTAGCTGGTTCTGGGAGCCTGGGTAGAAGAGGGTTCTGGCAGGCAGCTGGTTGcaaaacttttgccaatctaccCTTTAATAGCCAATCCCATGTTGTTGGGATAAGGCTAAGACATGAGATTGATGATGGCTTCTCTTTTGTGTGGTGTTATATTGCCCATGAGGATGATATTAGTGCATAAATTGATTAATGTTGTAcaaaagctatatatatatatatagtacagaAGCTGGTTAATACAGTTGATTGTTGTGGACTTGAGAGTACTAGTATCTTGCTAATAAGTAAAAGGGTGAATAATTTCATTTGTGCTTTACTATTTTCTTTTACACATGACCTTGTTTATGTAACTTTTAGGTCTTATTGGCATTTTTGCTTGTTGAGGCATGGCCTCATTTCTCATGATTTCAGAATCTTCAAGGATGCGTCTTGTGGCTCTTTGATTGGAAAAATTCTATTTCTATTTGAATTACAATGCTTAGTTTCTTGGAAGTATAATTTTTCCTTGAcatgttattatattgtggttGTTCATGGTCCTCTCTCATGGACGCTATTTACTTCTTAGGCAACAGATTGCTCATCTATTTTCTGAACATCGGTTTGTGTTTCATTGCAGCAGCAACAGAAACCACCAAATGTTTCGATGGGTGCCTTGTGTCATGATCATTTTTTCGTCATCCTATTTATTTTTAGTGGCGTTTTTCTGGTGAATTGTGTGTTGATGCTCTCAGCGGCGACCATCTTCCACAGTGCTGGCCTTGCTGTGCTTACTTTTCAGGATTCCCTTTTGCTAATGGACCAGGTTTATTTCTTACACAAGCAATCAGTTCCGTGGTTATTTAAGGATCATGTGCAAGACATCCTCATGACATGTTATCTTATTTTGAATTATAATGGTGCAAATGGATAAAATTCTGCTTTCTACGTAATTCATAAGCCATATGGTCTGAATCTGCTGGTGAACTCTCAGCTATCAAAATCATagtaaatgataaaaaaaaataggccctttttgtttctaatttttcttTGCGGTCAGATTTCAGTACTGATAGATAAATGAGCTTCACATGGGCTGATCATGATCTGTCCCTTGCCCACTGCACCCCTGATCTTTAGTTGAGCCCTGGGGTTCAACCGTGAAAGTGATTTAGTTGATGATTGTTTATTGCAGACAACAGTGATATGCTTTTGTTGATTCCCATGCAGTCTCTTGCTGCTGCATGTTTTTTTAAGTCTTTGGTCCCAAAGACTGGATGCATGTTCCTTCTTTCTGTGCACGGGCTATAGCTAAGGACATCAGATTTTACTTGGGTCTAGACATGTGGAGAACATAAAGCTGAAACAATTTTGCACTCATACTTGGAGTGCTCTACTCTGTCAAACATAATCATTCCTCGACCTTGATCTGCTTTTCCTTGATTCTGCATGAATATTCTATATAAATTATTTATCTTCAAAATTTTGACTTTTAAATGTTGATGTCTTATGATAGTATGATATTGGTGTTCTGCAAACTTCATCCAAATATCCCAACAGTGGATTGGAAATGTCattgtcgtcgtcatcatcatcatctaagccctatACCAATTAATTGGAAGTGTATGTAACTAAATTCGGTAATACAATATTTAAAGgtaccaaggtattccgtaatggtaacggtggccataacgaccACTACCATTACATTTACGATACGGGTTGTAACTACTGTTATGGCCCCTATAACGGCCGCTAGGTCTCCttatttattgaaagaaaaaaatccgAAAAACTTGTATCTGTCCCATAacgttgaaaaaaaataataatccgaAAAACCTTTATTTGCCCCGTaacagaccattacggggctgttatggcctttacaagGGGTGTAACGGGTGTTAATGGtggttacaggtcatttttttttcttcgataacagctgttacaaccgttacgaccccgtaatgtgtaacggttgccaccctTACCTATACATAAAGGCCTTTATGGCCCTATGATGGCCTTTATGGAACACCATGGGTGCCATACCTGAACTCAGGATAAAATGACCCTTGGAATGTCCGAGGTGCTAGGTGACGCCTACAAACAGTCCTGTAGACTTTGGGGTGAACTTTTTATTTTAAATGCTTCAAATGATCAATGATGCATATGTAtagggatttatttattttagtagtTTTAGCTCTATAACTAATTTTAACACAGAAATAGAACAAATTTTAAAGTTATTGAGTGTATTAGCTATTAAGGTACTTAGATGGTTAGACATCCACTCAATCATTCCAACCAAGTTATTGTTCCACTTAACCCAGTCAATTTCTACATAAgcataaaaatgaatcaaatcatGGTTATTGAAATGAATCAGACAACTGTCATGTGTCTAGTGGCCATTCAAATGAATCATATCTCACAACCATTTAAATATTGTAGAGACTTCCgtttcaaaaaagaaagaaggaaaaaagaaaaagtagaaacCAAAGTAAAAGCTATGAGGCAATTAAGCAAGTTACACACAGAACCATTTATTCATCATCCACTGTAGCAGTCTTACAGCACTAATAGAAGAAAGAATCAGAAGAAATCATCTCGTGAATTGAAAACCTAAGAAATTTTGAAGAATTATTTCCATAAACCTAACTTTGATCCAAAATAAAGGGTGTTTAAAGGAGGTTTTATGATCTCCCTTGTGTGTTTCCACCTCTAATTAATGTTAAAAAAAGTCCAAAATTTCACCTTATTTGAGGTGCCCATAGGGGCAGTTACTGCTTTTTCTACAGTTGCACCCAGGTGCGTGCTTGAGAGATTTGCGCCCAGGTGCACCTGGTGCACACTTAGTGTTATCTGCTCATTTTGGGCCTAGGCAAGGTGCATATGGTGTAAATGGCTGAGGCAGACGCCTAGGCCTGCACCTAGCTTGCCTTTAGCTAAATTCAGTCTCTGAAAATGTGTTTCGACTTTTAAATATTCTCATCTTGTACAAATATTATAGTGGTGGTAAGGGCTATTTTCTTTTCCATCCATATCATTTGTtctgtatttatttattatgaatGGTACGTGCACAAGGATGACAAGTACAAACAAAAATGTTCAAACTTTCAATTAAAAAAGCCATGAATTGACTGAAAAAGTACTGCAGTATACATGCAGTGTGCTTGTCATTTTAATGTATGCTATGATTCTGCTGATATGTAAATGATATTTCTCTGGCTTTTGAGTCCGACTTTTAATGTTCTTGTCATATAAAACCCAACTGTTGCTACGTGATTCTTTATATATCAGTTAGTCCATTAAAATGTTCCCCAAGGTTGCACTAACAGTTAcctttacaaaaagaaaaagaaaaagaaaaagaggatccACCAAGTGTATGCCGAGAAGAACATAAAATAGTCTTCAATATGCATTAGAAATTTAGAATACTCATAGAATGAACCGTAGTTGAAACAAACACCTTTGATAAATATTACCTAGGAAACATTCCCTAAACCATGCCAGGAACCATTTTTACCCTACCATGCTAGTCCCACCTCCTATTGCTGCATCAACTAGATgtatccaatgttttaaatatcgacaatatcagccAATACATCCcaagatatatcttgtatcccaccggTGCGATATGAAACGTACAAGTAGTGGGAtctatatcccacatgttcgatctggtgagcaatttttcattattttcgatcttccttttctttttttttttttttttctgaaaatcatgttaaatcagtgtcaaattgttacaaatccatgatttttcatgtttgcatgaaaaatcatggattgggaacttcgattttgagatttggaggagaatgaCCAAGttacggaaaattgaaaaaaaatcaaaatcaaacatatatgtaacctaatctattgattcttcttttgcttttgaatgtattgcttgtgtttccacatgtcttcttacatttataaattatatgaatagactttgaatatacttgcatcaattcagttagacaacgcattgATTAGGACCCCATACCAAGAAAACCTATTAGGTACACTTGTTTTtagtaatgttttgatttgtaagtgtgtattgatgtcttttttaacaatcactgaaatttcattgaaaaattcgaccaatttccaatgtttcaccatgtttccaacaacaatgatacattacgcgatacgaccgatatatcccatgtgataacggatacgtatctgtatcccaagggtgcgatacgtaatgcgataccgatatttcgaacactggatgtATCCACAACTATCCAACTTGGACTGATTCGTGCAGCTGTGGCTCTTATTTGATTCAACTGATTATTATCTACTCTGAATTTTGTCCCATTCTGACGCGTAGCCAGATTAATATACCACACCTGATTATGATAACATGTCTTATCTTTCTGCAGAATGTTGCCTGAATCAAATGCATAATTTTAACTGCAGGCTCAGATCCAACTTAAAACATATTCTAACTGGATTGCATTTGACTGTTCAGAATTTTAAAAtcaataacaatttttttttttgaaatggcaTAATGTTTTCAACAGAGGTCTCGTTGGTTGAGATCCGTATCATGTGATCTTGGTTATTTGCCATTCACTATAGAATGAGTACTTCCTGACATTGGTCTAATTTATGAAAACCTACTTGCGTACCTGTTGAGTGGCTTTTTCTCTGCTTCAACACATTTATGAATTTTGCAAGGGAAAGAGCATTGTAGATGTGATCTGTGAAGTTAATGTGCCAAAATGACTAACTTGATTGATCTTCTCTGAAAAGTGGCTCATTGCATCCATATATCTGCTTCTTTCTTGCAGATATTTCAGAGTCCTATAGCACCTTTTGCCCTTTTCCTGGTCCTGTTCTTTTCCAGTCAGGTCACAGCGTTAACTTGGAATCTTGGTGGGCAAGTGGTCCTGCATGATTTCTTTGGCATCGACCCACCTGTTTGGATACACCGTGTTACAGTCAAAGCTCTTGCCATCACACCAGCTCTCTATTGTGCATATAATTCAGGGGCTGAAGGAATCTATCAACTGCTTATTTTCTCTCAAATTTTTTTGGCCATGATGCTCCCATCTTCTGTGATTCCCCTTTTCCGAGTGGCCTCATCAAGATCGATAATGGGTGCTTTCAAAATCTCTCGGGTAATGGAAATTTTAGCTTTATCTGTCTTTCTCGGGATGCTTGCATTAAACATTATCTTCATCATAGAGATGTTATTTGGAGATAGCGAATGGATTATTAATTTGACGTGGGACGTGGGGAGCAGCATGACATTCCATTATATTCTTGTTCTTCTTACTGCTTTTGCATCATTTGTTTTGATGCTGTGGCTGGCAGCCACACCATTAAAGTCTGCTAGTGACAGACCAGAGTTCCAGACATGGAACTTGGATATATGGAAGGCTCTGCCTGAGCCGTCTGAGTATAGAGAGGAAAATGAGCAATTACTGAGTTCTGCTGTGAGACATGATGGAAATGCAGAGCATATGTATGAAGAAGCCACCTTGGAGAAATCGGTGGTCAGTCATTCAGATAATTCTGTTGTTGAATTCGATCACGGTCTGCCTGAAACGATCTTGGAATGTAATCCCGAGCCTCTCCAATCTGCTGTTGGGGAAAATTATACTATGGGGAGTGCCTCCCCGACATCTCTTACGGAAGAATCAACATCTGCTGTCGAACGGGCTCTGGATGCGACCGTAGATGAGGTTTCTGCTGGTGGCTCATTGGATGTGGCAAGTACTGTGCAGATAGTTGAATCCAAAGACCCTGTTGGAAAGACTGGGGGAGTAGATGGAGATGTGCAGGCTGCTGGaaaggatgatgatgaggcgGATGTTTGGGAACTTGAAGAATCGCCTGCAGGAATTTCTGGGAGTGCGCTGACTTCCATGAGCGAGGGCCCGGGATCTTTTAGGAGTTTTGGCGGGAAGAATGATGATGGGGGCAATGGCAGCGGAAGCCTTTCAAAATTATCTGGATTGGGTCGGGCAGCAAGACGTCAATTAGCTCTCATTCTTGATGAATTTTGGGGGCAACTGTATGACTTCCATGGGTTGGTAACTCAAGAGGCAAGGGCAAAAAGAATGGATGCGTTGTTGGGATCGGAATCAAAGCCCACTTCTGTAAAAACAGACACTACAGGAATGGAATATGCTGCAAAGTATATCTCGGAAGCAGATGTAAGGTCCGTGTTTCCTGACAGATTAAGGGATTGCGACTCTCCCAGGCAACAGAGGATGCCAAGCAGTCTAGAGTCATCTTATGGGGTTCAAATGGGTTCCCAGTCTTGGTCTTCCTATAATCAACTATCGGATGCATATGCACAAAGCTCCACCAACAATTTGCTTGATGCCAGTGAAAGACGCTATTCTAGCTTGCGGCTTCCATCGTATTCTGAGGATCGAGATCATCAGCCGGCCACAATACATGGTTATCAGATTGCTTCATATCTAAATCGAATTGCTGCCAACAGAAATGCAGGCTCGTTGAACATCCCATTTGATCCTACAACTCCTAAATCTACTTTGCTACTTCCAAACTACAGAGATCCTCGTTTGGGGTACAATGCACTCAGTTCATTACAGACATCAAGTCTGCAAAATCCTTCGACTTCCATTAGTAGCAGATTACAGGCAGAAATGCCTTACTATGATTCTTCTTTGGCTGGAGCCAGTGGGGATGTTGGATCTTCAGCATATCCAAAGAAATATCATAGCTTGCCAGACATTTCAGGGCTTGTGGTTCCTAATAGGAATTCGTCCTCAATAGCCAGAAATGCTCAATGGACCAGTCCTATTGGCCCTGGGTCATCTGTGGGTAGAGTGCCATATGAACGATCATTGTATTCGACAACAGCATCCAGGGCTGAAGTTCCTCTGGCATTTGACGAGCTTTCTCCATCGAAACTCTACAAAGATCCCTTCTCCCTGCCAGCGAGTTCAACTTTGAACACCAAATCTCTGTGGGCTAGACAACCGTTCGAGCAGTTATTTGGCATTGCGGGTAAGCCTCAGAGTGGGACTCATGATGGAGTTATGCAAGAAACCATTTCTCCTCCAGATTCAGAGACCAAGTTGCTACAGTCCTTCAGATATTGTATCATGAGGCTCTTGAAATTGGATGGATCGGATTGGTTGTTCCGACAGAATGGTGGGTTTGATGAGGAGCTGATTGATTGGGTGGCTGCGAGGGAGTTATATGAAGCAGAAGCCAGAGAGGCCAATTGGAAGTTCGGTTCGAGCAATGATGAAGGTGGTCTTGCCAGGTTGTTGGTTTCTTCGTTGCCACATTGTGGAGAGAGCTGCATATGGAGGGTTAGTCTGATAGTTAGCTTTGGCGTGTGGTGTATTCACCGGATTTTGGAGCTGTCGGTTATGGAGAGTCGGCCAGAGCTCTGGGGCAAATATACTTATGTTCTCAACCGCCTTCAGGTAAAAGTACTAGGAACAAGTTTCTGAAAATAACGAGGGTATGCTTTCATTTTACTGGTAATTGGCCACCTGATTTTTTCTGAGTAAATCTTGAATGTCCAGAAAAAGAATATGGTAGAGGTGAGGTGGATTTCCATCACTGTCATGCCACTGGTGCTTTTGATGATCAACGTAGAAATTCCTTTTAGTGCGGTGCATGTGCAAAATCATGGCATGCATTCGCTAGGGTCGGCTTTGAACACATACTGGCCCAACAAACAGTCTccccactcatcaggcaggccccaCTGTTATGAAAAGAAATGAACGATTAGAGAAGACCAAGGGTCCATGTTCAACGTGCACATGGCCTACTTCTTGAGTCTATTGGCCCAAATTCTTATTCTGGGACATGCTGACCATGTGCCCTACCTGATGAGTAGTCCAGATCATGCATGGGTTCCATATTGGCTGCGGGCTGCAAAGCCTGCCATCCATCTCAGGCGAGTATGCATAGCATTCCTTGAGCAATGAATAACATGAAGGGGGGAGGCATACACCAGTGGCTGAGGACATCATTTTCTTAAATAACATGAAGAGGAAATTTTATAAAAGGCACAAAATGGAAAAACTAACAGCGAGCTCAGGTATCAAAGCAGAACTATTTGTTCAAATGAATTTGTCTGCTTGTTATTTTGCTCGCTCACGGCTGTTGCTTAAAGCTGGTTCTCCAGGTTGAAGATCATCActcaatatttttattttcttttaaatttaattttcagGAACACTGCATATCGATTATTGAAATAGACTAAACTAGGATACCCACCAGTTGAAATTCCCTGAAATTTGATTGCATCCATTGCTTGATAAAATGACTGATTTCACAGTACTCtttgttatttttattctttttttcctGTTTCTAGTATCACTTTCATATCCTTTTTCTAAGTTCTTCAGAATCCTGTTCAGCTGGACAATTCGTGCCCTAACTGCAAAGTT containing:
- the LOC131240364 gene encoding ethylene-insensitive protein 2.1-like isoform X1, which codes for MDNKASSVLGALHVVPQLFPSLGPTLLIAVGYIDPGKWAATVDGGARFGFDLVLLVLAFNCSAILCQYLAARVGVVTGKNLAQICREEYDRLTCIILGVQAELSAIVLELTMILGIAHGLNLLFGLDLFTCVFLTAIDAFLFPIFITLLDNCKTGILFLSISGFALLFYVFGILTSQPEIPFFMNGIFPRLRGESAYSLMSLLGASIVPHNFYLHSSIVQQQQKPPNVSMGALCHDHFFVILFIFSGVFLVNCVLMLSAATIFHSAGLAVLTFQDSLLLMDQIFQSPIAPFALFLVLFFSSQVTALTWNLGGQVVLHDFFGIDPPVWIHRVTVKALAITPALYCAYNSGAEGIYQLLIFSQIFLAMMLPSSVIPLFRVASSRSIMGAFKISRVMEILALSVFLGMLALNIIFIIEMLFGDSEWIINLTWDVGSSMTFHYILVLLTAFASFVLMLWLAATPLKSASDRPEFQTWNLDIWKALPEPSEYREENEQLLSSAVRHDGNAEHMYEEATLEKSVVSHSDNSVVEFDHGLPETILECNPEPLQSAVGENYTMGSASPTSLTEESTSAVERALDATVDEVSAGGSLDVASTVQIVESKDPVGKTGGVDGDVQAAGKDDDEADVWELEESPAGISGSALTSMSEGPGSFRSFGGKNDDGGNGSGSLSKLSGLGRAARRQLALILDEFWGQLYDFHGLVTQEARAKRMDALLGSESKPTSVKTDTTGMEYAAKYISEADVRSVFPDRLRDCDSPRQQRMPSSLESSYGVQMGSQSWSSYNQLSDAYAQSSTNNLLDASERRYSSLRLPSYSEDRDHQPATIHGYQIASYLNRIAANRNAGSLNIPFDPTTPKSTLLLPNYRDPRLGYNALSSLQTSSLQNPSTSISSRLQAEMPYYDSSLAGASGDVGSSAYPKKYHSLPDISGLVVPNRNSSSIARNAQWTSPIGPGSSVGRVPYERSLYSTTASRAEVPLAFDELSPSKLYKDPFSLPASSTLNTKSLWARQPFEQLFGIAGKPQSGTHDGVMQETISPPDSETKLLQSFRYCIMRLLKLDGSDWLFRQNGGFDEELIDWVAARELYEAEAREANWKFGSSNDEGGLARLLVSSLPHCGESCIWRVSLIVSFGVWCIHRILELSVMESRPELWGKYTYVLNRLQGILEPAFFKPRPLISPCSCLQIPTTHAKRSGPPLPNGLSPVPGRPGRLQPTSASTLLDLMKDVEAAVSGRKGRTGTPAGDVAFPKGKENLASVLKRYKRRLSNKSVGIHEGGPSGSRKVPVPVVSFAL
- the LOC131240364 gene encoding ethylene-insensitive protein 2.1-like isoform X2, with the protein product MDNKASSVLGALHVVPQLFPSLGPTLLIAVGYIDPGKWAATVDGGARFGFDLVLLVLAFNCSAILCQYLAARVGVVTGKNLAQICREEYDRLTCIILGVQAELSAIVLELTMILGIAHGLNLLFGLDLFTCVFLTAIDAFLFPIFITLLDNCKTGILFLSISGFALLFYVFGILTSQPEIPFFMNGIFPRLRGESAYSLMSLLGASIVPHNFYLHSSIVQQQKPPNVSMGALCHDHFFVILFIFSGVFLVNCVLMLSAATIFHSAGLAVLTFQDSLLLMDQIFQSPIAPFALFLVLFFSSQVTALTWNLGGQVVLHDFFGIDPPVWIHRVTVKALAITPALYCAYNSGAEGIYQLLIFSQIFLAMMLPSSVIPLFRVASSRSIMGAFKISRVMEILALSVFLGMLALNIIFIIEMLFGDSEWIINLTWDVGSSMTFHYILVLLTAFASFVLMLWLAATPLKSASDRPEFQTWNLDIWKALPEPSEYREENEQLLSSAVRHDGNAEHMYEEATLEKSVVSHSDNSVVEFDHGLPETILECNPEPLQSAVGENYTMGSASPTSLTEESTSAVERALDATVDEVSAGGSLDVASTVQIVESKDPVGKTGGVDGDVQAAGKDDDEADVWELEESPAGISGSALTSMSEGPGSFRSFGGKNDDGGNGSGSLSKLSGLGRAARRQLALILDEFWGQLYDFHGLVTQEARAKRMDALLGSESKPTSVKTDTTGMEYAAKYISEADVRSVFPDRLRDCDSPRQQRMPSSLESSYGVQMGSQSWSSYNQLSDAYAQSSTNNLLDASERRYSSLRLPSYSEDRDHQPATIHGYQIASYLNRIAANRNAGSLNIPFDPTTPKSTLLLPNYRDPRLGYNALSSLQTSSLQNPSTSISSRLQAEMPYYDSSLAGASGDVGSSAYPKKYHSLPDISGLVVPNRNSSSIARNAQWTSPIGPGSSVGRVPYERSLYSTTASRAEVPLAFDELSPSKLYKDPFSLPASSTLNTKSLWARQPFEQLFGIAGKPQSGTHDGVMQETISPPDSETKLLQSFRYCIMRLLKLDGSDWLFRQNGGFDEELIDWVAARELYEAEAREANWKFGSSNDEGGLARLLVSSLPHCGESCIWRVSLIVSFGVWCIHRILELSVMESRPELWGKYTYVLNRLQGILEPAFFKPRPLISPCSCLQIPTTHAKRSGPPLPNGLSPVPGRPGRLQPTSASTLLDLMKDVEAAVSGRKGRTGTPAGDVAFPKGKENLASVLKRYKRRLSNKSVGIHEGGPSGSRKVPVPVVSFAL